Proteins from one Triticum aestivum cultivar Chinese Spring chromosome 7A, IWGSC CS RefSeq v2.1, whole genome shotgun sequence genomic window:
- the LOC123152221 gene encoding uncharacterized protein — translation MDHFHDGQHVRLRSRVHDTYYLHADDDGESVSISRRRYSLNAAWTVHIYHGDGSHLLLHGAAYGRYLAAAAKPAPFGHHGFRAEQRDYDEPVLAAIMWQAVDAGSGDGVLLRNIGGRYLRASGKLRRYLRWNARVGVEYTDNVSAMMHWIVEPIRPRARPPLIPGPIRTRVPGDLSVIMLGRKPGGWRRIRFVRASDEGLYNEDGWSALRIRGRSVYHLRNALASRVGDIDIHGQRRDMVMCVRAGLYGRLTPLVVNLPHGRYGETLDIVVMLSGTPAYDALRHPDVAAK, via the exons ATGGACCATTTCCACGACGGGCAGCACGTCCGGCTGCGGAGCCGCGTGCACGACACGTACTACCTCCACGCCGACGACGACGGGGAGAGCGTCTCCATCAGCCGCCGTCGGTACTCGCTGAACGCGGCGTGGACGGTGCACATCTACCACGGCGACGGCTCGCACCTGCTCCTCCACGGTGCCGCTTACGGCCGCTACCTCGCGGCCGCGGCCAAGCCGGCGCCGTTCGGACACCACGGCTTCCGCGCCGAGCAGCGCGACTACGACGAGCCGGTTCTGGCGGCCATCATGTGGCAGGCCGTCGACGCGGGCTCCGGGGACGGCGTCCTGCTCCGCAACATCGGCGGCCGCTACCTCCGCGCCAGCGGCAAGTTACGCAGGTACCTCCGGTGGAACGCCCGCGTCGGCGTCGAGTACACCGACAACGTCAGCGCCATGATGCACTGGATCGTCGAGCCGATCCGCCCCAGAGCGCGCCCGCCTCTCATTCCGGGCCCGATTCGG ACCCGCGTCCCCGGAGACCTCTCCGTCATCATGCTGGGGCGCAAGCCGGGCGGATGGCGCCGGATTCGGTTCGTGCGAGCGAGCGACGAGGGGCTCTACAACGAGGACGGCTGGTCCGCGCTCCGTATCAGGGGGAGGTCCGTGTACCACCTGAGGAACGCGCTGGCCAGCCGCGTCGGCGACATCGACATCCACGGCCAGCGCCGCGACATGGTCATGTGCGTCCGAGCGGGCCTCTACGGGAGGCTGACCCCACTCGTCGTCAACCTGCCCCACGGCCGCTACGGCGAGACCCTCGATATCGTCGTGATGCTGTCCGGGACCCCTG CCTATGATGCGCTGCGACACCCGGATGTCGCCGCGAAGTAG